The DNA sequence CAAGTTCGTCCGCGGCGATGCCGTGGCCGGCATCCTGATCGTAATGGTCAATATCTTCGGCGGGTTGGTCATCGGCGTCTGGCAGCAGGGGATGCCGCTCCAGGCCGCGCTGGCCAACTATACCCTCCTGACGATCGGCGAGGGCCTGGTGGCCCAGATTCCGGCCCTGATCATCTCGACCGCGGCCGGCATCATCGTGACGCGGTCGGCCGACGAGAACAACTTCGGGGTCGAGATTACCGGCCAGTTCATGAACTATCCCAAGGCGTTTTACGTCTCGTCGGGGGTGCTGTTCCTGTTCGCCATGATCCCGGGCCTGCCCCACTTCGCCTTCCTGCTGCTCTCGGGCGCTACCTTGCTGGTCGGCAAGATGGCGCGGGAAAAGGCGCAGGTTGTCGCCGAAGAGGTCGGCGCGCCCGAAGCGGCCTCCGGGGAAGAGGCCATCGACCAGGCTTCGACCATCCGGCCGCTGGATGTGCTTGAACTGGAGGTCGGCTACGGCCTCGTCCCGATGGTGGACGCCTCCCAGGACGGGGAACTGCTGGAGCGCATCCGTTCGATCCGGCGCCAGTACGCCCAGAAGATGGGGTTTGTCGTCCCCCCCATCCATATCCACGACAACCTGCAACTCAGGCCGTACGAGTACAACCTGCTTATCAGGGGGGCCCGTGTCGGCGGCAGCGAGTTGACCGGCCAGTACCTGGCTATGGATTCGGGTGCGGTGACCTCGGCCCTGCCGGGAAACGCCACCAAGGAGCCGGTGTTCGGGCTGCCGGCGGTCTGGATACGCTCCGACGACCGGGACCAGGCCCAGGTCAGCGGCTATACCGTTGTGGACAGCACCACCGTGGTGGCGACGCATATCAGCGAGATCATCAAGCGTTATGCCCACGAACTGGTGGGGCGCCAGGAACTCCAGCAACTGCTGGACAACGTTGCGGTCAGCGCGCCCAAGGTGGTGGAAGAGCTGATCCCCAACCAGCTCAACCTGGGCACCGTCCTGCGGGTGGTCAAGGGCCTTCTCAAGGAAGGGGTGTCGATTCGGGACATGCGCACCATTCTGGAGACGCTGGCGGATTACGCCGGCCTTACCAAGGACCCGGATGTGCTGACCGAGTTCGTGCGTCAGGGGCTCGGCCGTTTTATCGTCGATCAATACAAGCTGGACGACGACACCCTGTACCTCATCGCCCTGGACCGCGAGGTGGAGGATGTGATCGCCGAAGCCATCCAGCCGTCCGACCAGGGGAGTTTCCTGGCGATCGAACCCAACGTCGCCCAGCAGATCATTACCACCATCCGTGCCATGGCGGACCGTTTCGGTTCGAGCGGCGCCCAGCCGGTGCTGTTGGCGTCGCCCACCATCCGCCGGCATGTCAGGAAGCTGATCGAACGTTTTATTCCGCATATGGCGGTGCTTTCCCACAATGAAATCCCGCAGAACATCAAAATCCAGTCGCTAGGAGTGGTAAGCGTCAATGCTGGTTAAGACCTTTCAAGCAGCAAGCATGGCGGAAGCGCTCCGCATGGTTAAAGCCGAACTCGGCCCGGACGCCATGATCCTGTCCACCAAGAAGGAGAACACCGGCGGGATTCTCGGCTTTTTCAGCAAGTCGGTGTATCGCGTGACCGCCGCCATAGAGCCGGTGCCGAGGCCCGCCCCGGCGCCGCCACCGGCGTATGCACCGCCGCGCCCCCGGCCGGAGCGGGAACGAACGGCGAAAGAGGAGCTGGAAAGTTCCATGTTTGCGCCCCTGGCGCGGGAGCTCAAGGAACTGCGGGAGAAGGTCGATGCTCTCGCCCGGCGGGAAGACGACGCAAAGAAACCGGCGGCCAAGGGGGAAAATCAAAGCCAGGAAGAGCCGTCGCCGGTTGGTCTCAACCTCAAGAACGTGCCCCGCGAGGATCTGGAGGAAATCAAGAAGCTCCTGCTCAATACCCTGGCCAAGAGTCAGGAGGGGGGCGTCAAGGCGGTGCAGTGGCCCGATGCGGCGGAAACGTCCGCTACGGAGCCCCAGACCGGCCTGGAGCTGTTGCCCGAGGATTCGCCCCTGGCGCGGGAATTGGCCCAATCCGGCATCTCCACGGATCTTGTCAGGAGGATTCTCGACACCCTCAGCGCCTTGCCGGCCGAGGACGGCAGCCAGAGCCAGAAAAGCCGCCTGGTGGCCACGTTCTCGAAGCTGATCAAGTTTGCCGGCACCCTCAAGATGCGCAAGAACTCCCCCCGCATCATCGCCCTGG is a window from the Oryzomonas sagensis genome containing:
- the flhA gene encoding flagellar biosynthesis protein FlhA → MANGTTDTIELRGFRKNSDIYVAIALIGVLSLMVIPLPAFFLDLFLATNITIALSILLVCLYTQHPLDFSVFPSVLLVTTLFRLALNIASTRLILLHGSEGVEAAGAVIKAFGQFVVGGNYVVGAVIFLILVIINFVVITKGAGRVAEVTARFTLDAMPGKQMAIDADLSAGMITEKEAKARRIKISREADFYGSMDGASKFVRGDAVAGILIVMVNIFGGLVIGVWQQGMPLQAALANYTLLTIGEGLVAQIPALIISTAAGIIVTRSADENNFGVEITGQFMNYPKAFYVSSGVLFLFAMIPGLPHFAFLLLSGATLLVGKMAREKAQVVAEEVGAPEAASGEEAIDQASTIRPLDVLELEVGYGLVPMVDASQDGELLERIRSIRRQYAQKMGFVVPPIHIHDNLQLRPYEYNLLIRGARVGGSELTGQYLAMDSGAVTSALPGNATKEPVFGLPAVWIRSDDRDQAQVSGYTVVDSTTVVATHISEIIKRYAHELVGRQELQQLLDNVAVSAPKVVEELIPNQLNLGTVLRVVKGLLKEGVSIRDMRTILETLADYAGLTKDPDVLTEFVRQGLGRFIVDQYKLDDDTLYLIALDREVEDVIAEAIQPSDQGSFLAIEPNVAQQIITTIRAMADRFGSSGAQPVLLASPTIRRHVRKLIERFIPHMAVLSHNEIPQNIKIQSLGVVSVNAG
- the flhF gene encoding flagellar biosynthesis protein FlhF, encoding MLVKTFQAASMAEALRMVKAELGPDAMILSTKKENTGGILGFFSKSVYRVTAAIEPVPRPAPAPPPAYAPPRPRPERERTAKEELESSMFAPLARELKELREKVDALARREDDAKKPAAKGENQSQEEPSPVGLNLKNVPREDLEEIKKLLLNTLAKSQEGGVKAVQWPDAAETSATEPQTGLELLPEDSPLARELAQSGISTDLVRRILDTLSALPAEDGSQSQKSRLVATFSKLIKFAGTLKMRKNSPRIIALVGPTGVGKTTTTAKLAAMYALNRGNKVALITMDIFRVGAVEQLKTYSRIMGIPLEVASTPKELEKAVEKHSACDLIFIDTAGRSHKDKEKLDEMKNFLDNKIPIEVYLCLSATTKDRELEEILNRFKIFQISKVVFTKIDESESFGNMVNLLMKDNLQIAYFTTGQRVPEDIEVATSAKLADMILREAAE